CATGTGGAAGGGGGCCCAGTTCATGACCGAGAAGGCCGGTGGCTCCGATGTCGGCGCGAGTGAAACGATCGCCGAGCACGAGGGCTTCGATGCGAACGGACTCGATCGGTGGAAGTTGTACGGTGACAAGTGGTTCTGCTCGCATACCGACGCCGACATCGTGATGATCCTGGCCCGGCCGGTGGGTGCCGGCAGCGGAACCAAGGGACTGGGTCTGTTCGCCATGCCCCGCTGGCTCCCGGAGGGCGGGCGCAACAGTTACCGGATCGTGCGGCTGAAGGACAAGCTTGGGACACGGTCGATGGCCAGCGGTGAACTCCTGCTAGACGGTGCGACGGCGTACCTGGTGGGCGACGTCGACCGCGGCTTCGCGCAGATGATGGATCAGGTCAATCTTTGCCGTCTCTCCCAGGGCGTACGCGCGGCGGCGATGATGCGCCGCTGTCTGAACGAGGCGATGGTCATTGCGCACAGCCGAATTGCATTCCGCGAGTGGCTGATCGACAAGCCGCTGCTGCGTCGTCAGCTGCTCAAGATCATGGTGCCCACCGAGCAGGCGCTGTCGATGGTGAACTACGCCGCTCACCTGTGCGATACCGAAGACCATGCAACCCTGCGGCTGTTGACGGGGCTGGTGAAGTTCCGCGCATGCCGGGACAACATCAAGGTTGCCGCGGGGGCACTGGAAGTTCGGGGCGGCAACGGGTACATCGAGGAATTCGTGAATGCGCGCCTGGTCCGCGACGCCCAGCTCGGCACGATCTGGGAAGGGACCAGCAACATTAATGCGCTCGATATCGTTACCCGGGCGGTGCAGAAGGACAAGGGGCATGAGGCCCTCGATGCTGCCTTGCATGGCATCCTGGACCGCCAGCCCGGAATTCCGGCCGGTTTCCGCGGTGAACTCGCGTACTACCTCGACAAAGCGATCGAGTTCGTAGTCGAGGTGGCCGCCGACCCCCAATGCGAACAGGAATGCAGAACCGCAGCCACCGGTCTCTACAACGCAGCGAGCGCGGTGCTGCTCGCCGCAGAAGGCACCGACTTCGGCGAGGCCGGAGCCGACTCACGCCGGCTGCTGCTCGCACGCCTGGTGATCAACCACCGACTCCGTCCGTCCGACCCGTTGGCCGCGCGTGGATCCAGCGCCGAGGACATGATCCACGACCGCTTGCTCGACGAGTCGCCGGTGTCCCTCGACGACGCCATCGCTTTGGTCGAGGCCGCCGCCCTAGCCAACCAAGTCGGGTGACCCTCAGAGTCCGAATTGGTCCTCGATGAGGCCGAGCCAGATCTGCGCCGAATCGATGGCAACCTTCTCACTGATGAACGCATGCTGCGTTCCGGTGTACATGTCTCGAAACGCGCGTTCGAGGCGGCTGCCCTCGCGGATCGAGCTGGTCCCGGCAACCAAA
The nucleotide sequence above comes from Mycobacterium decipiens. Encoded proteins:
- a CDS encoding acyl-CoA dehydrogenase family protein is translated as MKAPAPVGHIANDTTGMNFWRSDRAFQALLARYLSPELLDHLEPYFDALGELAGGRLDDLARIADRHPPVLHPRDRFGRDEDWIEYDLAYREMEKIAYEDFGMHAVSHRAGVLGFGGTLPPSVKFALQYLFAQAEFGLTCPISATDTSAYVIQRFGSPALKSHVLPHMLSQDPSTMWKGAQFMTEKAGGSDVGASETIAEHEGFDANGLDRWKLYGDKWFCSHTDADIVMILARPVGAGSGTKGLGLFAMPRWLPEGGRNSYRIVRLKDKLGTRSMASGELLLDGATAYLVGDVDRGFAQMMDQVNLCRLSQGVRAAAMMRRCLNEAMVIAHSRIAFREWLIDKPLLRRQLLKIMVPTEQALSMVNYAAHLCDTEDHATLRLLTGLVKFRACRDNIKVAAGALEVRGGNGYIEEFVNARLVRDAQLGTIWEGTSNINALDIVTRAVQKDKGHEALDAALHGILDRQPGIPAGFRGELAYYLDKAIEFVVEVAADPQCEQECRTAATGLYNAASAVLLAAEGTDFGEAGADSRRLLLARLVINHRLRPSDPLAARGSSAEDMIHDRLLDESPVSLDDAIALVEAAALANQVG